The genomic DNA gtaaattgcccctagtgtaggaaggtggtaggagaattgagggaaggtggggattgtgcagggaatatgtgattaatgtaggattcgtataaatgggtggttgatgatcggcaccgacttggtgggccaaagggcctgtttcagtgctgtatcactctatgactctaataaaatTTAGGAATACGAATCTTAAACATTAGCAAGAACATAACTTGCCGTTCAAAATGCCACGAACTGCAGTCTAATAAATAACACAATTCAAGGGGGTAAAATACATCACCAGACATCGATAAGGGCAGATATGATAAACTAAGATAAATAAAACACCTTCACATTTAGCTCAAGGTCACTCACCTCCATATGATATCTTGTAGAACAAGGCGGCCGTGATAGCAATGCTCGGCCATAATTCTCGATATGCAATAGCATAGGGTTTCATTGTAAACCACCACTCTGCAAGAGCGCGACCAGCCATCGTCTGCGGCTTATAACTGCCAAACAGTAGTAAAGAGCTGTAATTGTCCTCAAAGATTACCGCGATTTATTTTCAAAATAGTTACAAAATAGAAGATTAACATTAATCAAAACTGATTATAAATTTGGCTTCAGGTCCCACCACAAGCAGAATCCTCTGCAGTTGCCAGTAACTGACTGACCGACAGCCGGCTCAGGGTTAAGGCCGCTTCTCAAACTGCTAGGCCCGAGCGCCACCATGTTAGCACGGAACGTACTGACAGGACTCGCTTATATGGGGGGAAAAAAGAAAATTCGCAATCCGACCCTCGTTGCAGTAAATGCAACAGAGCCTGCGACTCGACTTAAGGTACAACATTAAACCAGCAACTAACCCACTTCCTCGCTGTTTCAGTGCAAAAAAGGTCAGCAGCTCCTTCCACCGCTCTAACTCTATGGTTCGTGCAACAGCCACCGATGGTATAAAGGCAACAAGAGCAACAAACTCGTTACTGGCACCTCGCACAGCCCCTACTAGTGGAAAGAGCAATAATGGTGCAAACTGTCTCTGGTGCTCTTACAGTGTCATAGTCATAAAGGCACAGAATCATTAGAATAATTaccacacaggaggaggccattcagcccattgagttcatg from Heterodontus francisci isolate sHetFra1 chromosome 9, sHetFra1.hap1, whole genome shotgun sequence includes the following:
- the atp5mj gene encoding ATP synthase subunit ATP5MPL, mitochondrial produces the protein MEHQRQFAPLLLFPLVGAVRGASNEFVALVAFIPSVAVARTIELERWKELLTFFALKQRGSGYKPQTMAGRALAEWWFTMKPYAIAYRELWPSIAITAALFYKISYGGKKAVKDKSSSH